One Thermodesulfobacteriota bacterium DNA segment encodes these proteins:
- a CDS encoding FlgO family outer membrane protein encodes MRRPLGRVAAVVAAALLFLAAGCASVPPAPPHGPVAVWDLDDLTAARTQPELGEVLGGQAAEAFRVRGYPVVERQRLAALLAELELGSGVLADEATRLRLGRLAGARQMVFGGYQSFGGQVRVDLRLVDVETGKILQAAQGTGPAGDWTALLRAADDAASALAAGR; translated from the coding sequence ATGAGGAGGCCGCTCGGCCGCGTTGCCGCCGTGGTGGCGGCGGCGCTCCTCTTCCTGGCGGCCGGCTGCGCCTCGGTCCCCCCCGCCCCGCCACACGGCCCCGTGGCGGTGTGGGACCTGGACGACCTCACGGCGGCCCGGACCCAGCCGGAGCTCGGGGAGGTCCTGGGGGGGCAGGCGGCGGAGGCGTTTCGGGTTCGGGGCTACCCGGTGGTGGAGCGCCAGCGCCTGGCGGCCCTCCTGGCAGAGCTCGAGCTGGGCTCCGGCGTGCTCGCCGACGAGGCCACCCGCCTTCGCCTGGGCCGGCTGGCCGGCGCCCGGCAGATGGTGTTCGGCGGCTACCAGAGTTTCGGGGGGCAGGTGCGGGTGGATCTTCGCCTGGTGGACGTGGAAACCGGCAAGATTCTCCAGGCAGCCCAGGGCACCGGCCCCGCCGGCGACTGGACCGCCCTCCTGCGCGCTGCCGACGATGCGGCGAGCGCCCTCGCGGCAGGACGGTGA
- a CDS encoding tetratricopeptide repeat protein, with translation MKPSALPAWIAALVLVTAFGAPGLAKPLPGHEAPQFVLKDLKGQIFDLRSAEELPLLVLWFFDVDSRPSQEGLVTLDRLAKTFPPGALAVWGITTSPAAAAAQSAAAAGLSFPILLDEGAVSERYGAEIVLPTACVLGPGRRVLDRFEGGGKTTEAMLVRLAERKLQQRAPAVALAIGDAVARENPAHPGAKAVRGNAALAQKDLPEAERVFRELAATGGDAEVLGKEGLAAVHARRGEPDKALALAAEVEKKAPGRAPAHVVKADVLLARGETAQAEAEYRKAAAAPVAPPSQAARASNQLGRLAAGRGEYERARELYEKAELLNPFDVETTTNKGLTYEKEGRWDQALETYRRALAVDATDPFAATLARRAQELVELQKDAERSRRVDQLVKELSARFRSREKAPPTRDDPWTSGPMVLTFVDVQEKGGLADRDGFSAVLLTQLTEQLGASGRVQVVERALLARLLEELNLGSSELADPETALRLGRLFAARLIGTGTLLHGPQESLLSLRLIDTETSAVAKVWTRTLGTAAALEREVLALNREILGTVIRQYPLQGYVVRAEGDRVLLNIGSSQGVVPGTEFDLVEEGEPVEYRGKLLQGEIRSVGRVRVARVEPGLSHAEALPGERAPRPDDRIRERFPGEDRR, from the coding sequence GTGAAACCATCCGCCCTGCCCGCGTGGATAGCCGCCCTCGTCCTCGTGACCGCCTTTGGGGCGCCCGGCCTGGCCAAACCCCTGCCGGGCCACGAGGCGCCGCAGTTCGTGCTGAAGGACCTCAAGGGACAGATCTTCGACCTTCGGTCCGCCGAAGAGCTGCCCTTGCTCGTGCTCTGGTTCTTCGACGTGGACTCCCGGCCGAGCCAGGAGGGCCTCGTCACCCTGGACCGGCTGGCCAAGACCTTCCCGCCGGGGGCGCTCGCCGTGTGGGGCATCACCACCTCGCCCGCCGCGGCGGCGGCCCAGTCGGCAGCCGCCGCGGGCCTGTCCTTTCCCATCCTCCTCGACGAAGGCGCGGTGAGCGAGCGCTACGGCGCGGAGATCGTGCTGCCCACCGCCTGCGTGCTGGGCCCGGGGCGCCGGGTTCTGGACCGCTTCGAGGGGGGCGGCAAGACCACCGAGGCCATGCTCGTGCGCCTGGCCGAGCGAAAGCTCCAGCAGCGGGCCCCCGCCGTGGCCCTGGCCATCGGCGACGCGGTGGCCCGGGAAAACCCCGCCCACCCCGGGGCAAAGGCGGTACGGGGCAACGCCGCCCTGGCGCAGAAGGATCTCCCGGAGGCCGAGCGGGTGTTCCGCGAGCTGGCGGCCACGGGCGGGGACGCGGAGGTGCTGGGCAAGGAAGGGCTGGCCGCGGTCCACGCGCGCCGGGGAGAGCCCGACAAGGCCCTGGCGCTGGCGGCGGAGGTGGAAAAGAAGGCGCCCGGCCGCGCCCCGGCGCACGTGGTCAAGGCAGACGTGCTCCTGGCCCGGGGAGAAACGGCCCAGGCCGAGGCCGAGTATCGCAAGGCCGCCGCGGCGCCGGTGGCTCCGCCGAGCCAGGCGGCGCGGGCCTCGAACCAGCTCGGACGCCTGGCGGCCGGCCGGGGAGAGTACGAGCGGGCCCGGGAGCTCTACGAGAAGGCAGAGCTCCTCAACCCCTTCGACGTGGAGACCACCACCAACAAGGGGTTGACCTACGAGAAGGAGGGCCGGTGGGACCAGGCTCTGGAAACCTACCGCCGGGCTCTGGCGGTGGACGCCACCGACCCCTTTGCCGCCACCCTGGCGCGCCGGGCCCAGGAGCTGGTGGAGCTCCAGAAGGATGCTGAGCGCAGCCGCCGGGTGGACCAGTTGGTGAAGGAGCTCTCCGCCCGCTTCCGGAGCCGGGAGAAGGCGCCCCCGACCAGGGACGACCCTTGGACCTCCGGCCCCATGGTGCTGACCTTCGTGGACGTCCAGGAAAAGGGCGGGCTCGCAGATCGCGACGGGTTCTCCGCGGTGCTGCTGACCCAGCTCACCGAGCAGCTCGGCGCTTCGGGGCGGGTGCAGGTGGTGGAGCGGGCGCTCCTGGCGCGGCTCCTCGAAGAGCTCAACCTGGGCTCCTCCGAGCTCGCCGACCCGGAAACGGCGCTTCGCCTCGGACGGCTCTTCGCCGCCCGCCTCATCGGCACGGGGACCCTGCTCCACGGCCCCCAGGAGTCGCTCTTGAGCTTGCGCCTCATCGACACCGAGACCTCCGCCGTGGCGAAGGTCTGGACCCGGACCCTGGGGACCGCCGCCGCCCTGGAGCGGGAGGTCCTGGCCCTGAACCGCGAGATCCTGGGCACGGTGATCCGCCAGTACCCCCTCCAGGGCTACGTGGTTCGCGCCGAGGGGGACCGGGTGCTCCTCAACATCGGCTCCTCCCAGGGGGTCGTGCCGGGGACCGAGTTCGACCTGGTGGAAGAGGGCGAACCCGTGGAATACCGGGGGAAGCTCCTCCAGGGAGAGATCCGCTCCGTGGGGCGGGTGCGGGTGGCGCGGGTGGAGCCGGGCCTGAGCCATGCCGAGGCGCTGCCGGGGGAGCGCGCCCCCCGGCCGGACGACCGGATCCGGGAGCGGTTCCCCGGCGAGGATCGGCGATGA
- a CDS encoding serine/threonine-protein kinase: MEAVGRYRILSEIGSGSVGVVYRAHDPNLDVDVALKVLRRERLSDEGLVRRFLSEAKALGRLEHPNTVRVFNVDTADGTVYIAMELVEGESLSQAAKNRRLAPAEVAELGATVAEALEEAHTKGIVHRDVKPGNILIRSDGRIKITDFGIARIESLAPGDRTEVGQILGTPSYMSPEQVAGQPVDARSDLFSLGIILYELATGAKPFAGDNLAAVFFAIAHKEPEAPCRRNPALPRELENIILRCLQKDPQARFPTAAALAQALRAHLAGSVQPASGGARATTPRRRAAWGAALAAGVLAAGAGLYFASRPEPPPAQYGTLRIETAPPGAQLFVGGAFQGLTPATLSVAAGRHDVRLTYPGRGDWEARVLVKAEGETPLSIELAPVEDSGN, from the coding sequence GTGGAAGCCGTGGGGCGGTACCGAATCCTCAGTGAGATCGGGAGCGGGAGCGTGGGCGTGGTCTACCGCGCCCACGACCCCAACCTCGACGTGGACGTGGCCCTCAAGGTGCTGCGCCGGGAACGGCTCTCCGACGAGGGGCTCGTGCGCCGGTTCCTCTCCGAGGCGAAAGCCCTGGGGCGCCTGGAGCACCCCAACACCGTCCGGGTCTTCAACGTGGACACGGCCGACGGCACCGTCTACATCGCCATGGAGCTCGTGGAGGGGGAGTCCCTCAGCCAGGCGGCCAAGAACCGGAGGCTGGCTCCGGCGGAGGTGGCCGAGCTCGGGGCCACCGTGGCCGAGGCCCTGGAGGAGGCCCACACCAAGGGCATCGTCCACCGGGACGTCAAGCCGGGCAACATCCTCATCCGCTCCGACGGCCGCATCAAGATCACCGACTTCGGGATCGCCCGGATCGAGAGCCTGGCCCCCGGGGACCGGACCGAGGTGGGGCAGATCCTGGGCACCCCGAGCTACATGTCTCCCGAGCAGGTGGCCGGCCAACCGGTGGACGCGCGCTCGGACCTCTTCTCCCTGGGCATCATCCTCTATGAGCTCGCCACGGGGGCCAAGCCCTTTGCGGGGGACAACCTGGCCGCGGTCTTCTTCGCCATTGCCCACAAGGAGCCCGAGGCACCCTGCCGGCGAAATCCTGCGCTGCCCCGGGAGCTCGAAAACATCATCCTGCGCTGCCTCCAGAAGGACCCCCAGGCGCGCTTCCCCACGGCGGCGGCCCTGGCACAAGCCCTGCGGGCGCATCTCGCGGGCTCCGTCCAGCCGGCTTCCGGAGGGGCCCGCGCCACAACGCCCCGGCGCCGGGCCGCGTGGGGGGCGGCGCTCGCCGCAGGCGTACTCGCGGCTGGGGCCGGCCTCTACTTTGCCAGCCGACCGGAGCCCCCTCCGGCGCAGTACGGCACCCTGCGCATCGAGACCGCTCCGCCCGGCGCCCAGCTCTTCGTGGGCGGGGCCTTCCAGGGGCTCACTCCGGCGACCCTCTCGGTGGCCGCGGGCCGCCACGACGTGCGCCTCACCTACCCCGGCCGGGGCGACTGGGAGGCGCGGGTGCTGGTAAAGGCCGAGGGCGAGACGCCTCTTTCCATAGAGCTGGCCCCCGTGGAGGACTCGGGGAACTGA
- a CDS encoding serine protease encodes MRSLLLRTLGAAACALTLAGSAAALAEGVRWPYPLPETGIVIGRWLERSGFEVRRWELPEGGTRLEGRRGEQDWNLALRPCSALATCVESVSVVPATLAEPWEKALERVLERYARDGSQAPPLPRVPIPAAVLARRPSVVCLLSHGPDGPRQSSGFAVDGAGTVLTTAHGLEGADTVTVVWPGGGRVPGHRVRTDPEEDLALFRTGPVPGGNGFGPHVETLNARLAVGEGDPVYAVGCTAPGETTVREGRLLLPMRRMGTAVLWEVDLPTPPGSSGSPLFDGEGRLSGVVRGRLKADETRGFVIPAQTVLRFLGRPDAR; translated from the coding sequence GTGAGGAGCCTGCTCCTGCGCACCCTTGGGGCCGCGGCTTGCGCGTTGACCCTGGCCGGATCCGCGGCCGCCCTCGCCGAGGGGGTGCGGTGGCCCTATCCGTTGCCGGAGACCGGAATCGTCATCGGCCGGTGGCTCGAACGGTCCGGATTCGAGGTCCGCCGGTGGGAGCTCCCGGAGGGGGGCACGCGGCTGGAGGGACGGCGGGGGGAGCAGGACTGGAACCTCGCCCTGCGCCCCTGCTCCGCGTTGGCGACCTGCGTGGAGTCGGTGTCGGTGGTCCCGGCGACCCTGGCCGAGCCCTGGGAGAAAGCCCTGGAGCGCGTGCTGGAGCGCTACGCCCGGGACGGCTCGCAGGCGCCTCCCCTACCCCGGGTACCGATCCCGGCGGCCGTGCTGGCGCGCCGGCCCTCGGTCGTGTGCCTGCTGTCCCACGGGCCCGACGGCCCGCGCCAGTCCTCCGGCTTTGCCGTAGACGGCGCGGGCACGGTGCTCACCACGGCCCACGGCCTCGAAGGGGCCGATACGGTAACCGTGGTGTGGCCGGGGGGAGGCCGCGTCCCGGGGCACCGGGTGCGCACCGACCCGGAGGAAGACCTTGCCCTGTTCCGGACCGGGCCCGTGCCCGGAGGCAACGGATTTGGACCGCACGTGGAGACCCTTAACGCCCGCCTCGCAGTGGGGGAGGGAGACCCGGTCTACGCGGTGGGTTGCACCGCGCCGGGGGAGACCACCGTGCGGGAGGGGCGCCTGCTCCTGCCCATGCGCCGCATGGGTACCGCAGTGCTCTGGGAGGTGGACCTGCCCACGCCGCCCGGGAGCAGCGGGAGCCCGCTCTTCGACGGGGAGGGCAGGCTCTCAGGGGTAGTGCGGGGACGTCTCAAGGCGGACGAGACGCGCGGGTTCGTGATCCCGGCGCAAACCGTGCTCCGCTTCCTGGGGCGACCCGATGCCCGATGA
- a CDS encoding ABC transporter ATP-binding protein, with the protein MLELREIQTYYGNIQALKGVSLRVEEGEIITLIGANGAGKSTTLMSICGIAPPRGGEILFRGKPIHGRTPDEIVALGISQVPEGRRIFPLLTVAENLDMGAFLRRDKGGIKEDLSHVYELFPILAERRHQAGGTLSGGEQQMLAISRALMARPRLLLLDEPSLGLAPLIVKRIFDIVRRINREGGTTIFLVEQNANLALQLAHRGYVMETGRITLEDRADRLLANEDVRRAYLGL; encoded by the coding sequence ATGCTCGAGCTTCGCGAGATCCAGACCTACTACGGGAACATCCAGGCACTCAAGGGGGTTTCCCTGCGCGTGGAGGAAGGGGAAATCATCACCCTGATCGGGGCCAACGGAGCGGGCAAGAGCACCACCCTCATGTCGATTTGCGGCATCGCGCCTCCCCGGGGGGGGGAGATCCTCTTCCGGGGGAAGCCCATCCACGGCCGCACCCCCGACGAGATCGTGGCCCTGGGGATTTCCCAGGTGCCGGAGGGCCGCCGCATCTTCCCCCTCCTCACCGTGGCGGAGAACCTGGACATGGGGGCCTTCCTGCGGCGCGACAAGGGGGGTATCAAGGAAGACCTGTCCCACGTCTACGAGCTCTTCCCCATCCTGGCCGAGCGGCGCCACCAGGCAGGGGGCACCCTGAGCGGGGGCGAGCAGCAGATGCTCGCCATCTCGCGGGCGCTCATGGCACGCCCCCGGCTTCTCCTCCTGGACGAGCCCTCCCTGGGGCTCGCGCCGCTGATCGTCAAGCGCATCTTCGACATCGTGCGGCGGATCAACCGGGAGGGAGGGACGACCATCTTCCTCGTGGAGCAGAACGCCAACCTGGCCCTCCAGTTGGCCCACCGGGGCTACGTGATGGAGACCGGGCGCATCACCCTGGAGGACCGGGCCGACCGGCTCCTGGCGAACGAAGACGTCCGAAGGGCCTACCTGGGCCTGTAA
- a CDS encoding branched-chain amino acid ABC transporter substrate-binding protein, which translates to MNQRLLVRLATVAGAALLAFSGAASAQEPIKLGVAGPHSGDLASYGIPATRAAKLVVDEVNARGGVLGRQVQLLVEDEECKPEKAANIAAKFVSSGVHVVLGHICSGATKAAMGTYRDAKVIAMSPSATNPDLTQSGDYPNFYRTIASDDLQAKLGVDFTLDTLKKKKIAVLHDKGDYGKGFAEFAKKFVDESGGKGEVVLFEGITPGAVDYSAVIQKVNQRGAEALIYGGYHPEASKLVTGMKKRKMDIPFVSDDGVKDDTFIKVAKEFAEGVYASGPKDTSKFPLFNKAVEDHKKAYGEEPGAFFKEAYSATLALLNAIEKAGSTEYAAVEKALRTEWVETPVGRISFDERGDAKGVGFSMYQVQNGTYVQVQE; encoded by the coding sequence ATGAACCAGCGGCTTCTCGTTCGTTTGGCCACCGTAGCCGGGGCGGCGCTCTTGGCCTTCTCCGGGGCAGCCTCGGCCCAGGAACCCATCAAGCTCGGCGTGGCCGGCCCCCACAGCGGCGACCTCGCCTCCTACGGCATCCCGGCCACCCGGGCCGCGAAGTTGGTGGTGGACGAGGTGAATGCCCGGGGCGGCGTGTTGGGACGCCAGGTGCAACTCCTCGTGGAGGATGAGGAGTGCAAGCCCGAGAAGGCGGCGAACATCGCGGCCAAGTTTGTCTCGAGCGGAGTCCACGTGGTCCTGGGGCACATCTGTTCCGGCGCCACCAAGGCCGCCATGGGCACCTACCGCGACGCGAAGGTCATCGCCATGTCTCCCTCGGCCACCAACCCGGATCTGACACAGAGCGGCGACTACCCCAACTTCTACCGCACGATCGCCTCGGATGACCTGCAGGCGAAGCTCGGGGTGGACTTCACCCTCGACACCCTCAAGAAGAAGAAGATCGCCGTCCTCCACGACAAGGGCGACTACGGCAAGGGCTTTGCCGAGTTCGCCAAGAAGTTCGTCGACGAGTCGGGGGGCAAGGGCGAGGTGGTGCTCTTCGAGGGCATCACCCCCGGTGCCGTGGACTACTCGGCCGTCATCCAGAAGGTCAACCAGCGGGGCGCCGAGGCTCTCATCTACGGCGGGTACCACCCCGAGGCCTCGAAGCTCGTCACGGGCATGAAGAAGCGCAAGATGGACATCCCCTTCGTCTCCGACGACGGCGTCAAGGACGACACCTTCATCAAGGTGGCCAAGGAGTTCGCCGAGGGCGTGTACGCCTCGGGCCCCAAGGACACCTCGAAGTTCCCCCTGTTCAACAAGGCGGTGGAAGACCACAAGAAGGCGTACGGGGAGGAGCCCGGCGCCTTTTTCAAGGAGGCCTACTCGGCGACCCTCGCCCTCCTGAACGCCATCGAGAAGGCGGGCTCCACCGAGTACGCCGCCGTGGAGAAAGCCCTGCGCACCGAGTGGGTGGAGACCCCGGTGGGGCGCATCAGCTTCGACGAGCGGGGCGACGCCAAGGGGGTGGGCTTCTCCATGTACCAGGTGCAGAACGGGACCTACGTCCAGGTCCAGGAGTAG
- a CDS encoding branched-chain amino acid ABC transporter permease LivH (LivHMGF is the membrane component of the LIV-I/LS branched-chain amino acid transporter), which yields MDYFVYLFMSGLTRGSIYALIALGYTMVYGIIQLINFAHGEIYMIGAFTALVVASVLTLYGIQGPAVLVLAGVVAVIYSMAYGFTVEKIAYKPLRQAPRLSPLISAIGMSIFLQNYVLLAQTSNFLPFPALVPEFAFLEPVSHLMSSAEILIVATSAACMVVLTLLIKYTRMGKAMRATAQDKSMALLLGVNVNRVISTTFVIGSSLAAIGGVLIASHIGQINFFIGFIAGIKAFTAAVLGGIGSIPGAALGGLVLGLTESFATGYVSSDYEDVFAFALLVLILIFRPAGILGRATTQKV from the coding sequence ATGGATTACTTCGTCTACCTCTTCATGAGCGGGCTCACCCGGGGCAGCATCTACGCCCTCATCGCCCTGGGCTACACGATGGTGTACGGCATCATCCAGCTCATCAACTTCGCCCACGGCGAGATCTACATGATCGGGGCGTTCACGGCGCTGGTGGTGGCGAGCGTGCTCACCCTGTACGGCATCCAGGGCCCGGCGGTGCTCGTGCTGGCGGGAGTGGTGGCGGTCATCTACTCCATGGCCTACGGCTTCACGGTGGAGAAGATCGCCTACAAGCCCCTGCGCCAGGCCCCCCGGCTCTCCCCGCTGATCAGCGCCATCGGGATGTCGATCTTCCTCCAGAACTACGTTCTCCTGGCCCAGACCTCGAACTTCCTGCCCTTTCCCGCCCTGGTGCCCGAGTTTGCGTTCCTCGAGCCGGTGAGCCACCTCATGAGCTCGGCCGAGATCCTCATCGTGGCCACGTCGGCAGCGTGCATGGTGGTCCTCACGCTCCTCATCAAGTACACCCGCATGGGCAAGGCCATGCGGGCCACGGCCCAGGACAAGTCCATGGCGCTGCTGCTCGGCGTCAACGTCAACCGCGTCATCTCGACGACGTTTGTCATCGGGTCGTCGCTTGCGGCCATCGGGGGGGTACTGATCGCCTCCCACATTGGCCAGATCAACTTTTTCATCGGCTTCATTGCGGGGATCAAGGCGTTTACCGCCGCCGTGCTCGGGGGGATCGGCAGCATCCCGGGGGCCGCCCTGGGGGGGCTGGTGCTCGGCCTCACGGAGAGCTTCGCCACCGGGTACGTCTCGAGCGACTACGAGGACGTGTTCGCGTTCGCCCTCCTGGTGCTGATCCTCATCTTCCGGCCCGCCGGCATCCTGGGGCGGGCCACGACCCAGAAGGTATAG
- a CDS encoding branched-chain amino acid ABC transporter permease, giving the protein MNGLKQSLLVSLWMVFLTFPLLVIRVNTIEEVVEWRWHNMLWIAVSTFVLSFVWRRLLERKERGGKARQGRDAGGRVPLSQRLLEERRIFVPALVLLGVVALLVPHLFSTFQVRILITALIYVVLGLGLNIVVGLAGLLDLGYVAFYAVGAYSYALLHANFQIGFWTALPLGMLLAALFGVLLGIPVLRLRGDYLAIVTLGFGEIIRLVLENWGTFSRGPSGIANIPKPGFFGIPLTLQQSTVYIYYLMIALVLFTIFVVNRLQNSRLGRSWLALREDEIACEAMGIPRMRTKLAAFALGATWAGLGGVIFAANTGFINPASFTLWESIIILSIVVFGGMGSITGVVLAAFILTLLPYYLAEFMQYRMLLFGATMVLMMVFRPQGLISKVRRRYEYHSAGAPAARSEN; this is encoded by the coding sequence ATGAACGGTCTCAAGCAATCCCTGCTCGTCTCCCTCTGGATGGTGTTCCTCACCTTTCCCCTCTTGGTGATCCGGGTGAATACCATCGAAGAGGTCGTGGAGTGGCGGTGGCACAACATGCTCTGGATCGCGGTGAGCACGTTCGTGCTCTCCTTTGTTTGGCGCCGCCTCCTCGAGCGCAAGGAGCGCGGCGGAAAGGCGCGGCAGGGCCGCGATGCGGGCGGGCGTGTGCCCCTCTCCCAGCGCCTCCTCGAAGAGCGCCGCATCTTCGTCCCCGCCCTGGTCCTCCTGGGGGTCGTTGCCCTCCTGGTGCCGCACCTCTTCTCCACCTTCCAGGTCCGCATCCTCATCACGGCCCTGATCTACGTGGTGCTGGGGCTCGGGCTCAATATCGTGGTGGGGCTCGCCGGGCTACTCGACCTGGGGTACGTGGCCTTCTACGCCGTGGGGGCTTACTCCTACGCCCTCTTGCACGCCAACTTCCAGATCGGGTTCTGGACTGCCCTGCCCCTGGGCATGCTCCTGGCGGCGCTCTTCGGCGTCCTCCTCGGCATCCCGGTGCTGCGCCTGCGGGGAGACTACCTGGCCATCGTGACCCTGGGCTTTGGGGAGATCATCCGACTCGTCCTCGAGAACTGGGGGACGTTTTCCCGCGGCCCGAGCGGCATCGCCAACATCCCCAAACCCGGGTTCTTCGGCATCCCCCTGACCCTGCAGCAGTCTACTGTCTACATCTACTACCTGATGATCGCCCTGGTGCTCTTCACGATCTTCGTCGTCAACCGCCTCCAGAACTCGCGCCTGGGGCGCTCGTGGCTCGCGCTCCGGGAAGACGAGATCGCCTGCGAGGCCATGGGCATTCCACGCATGCGCACCAAGCTCGCGGCGTTTGCACTGGGGGCCACGTGGGCCGGCCTGGGCGGGGTGATCTTCGCGGCCAATACCGGCTTCATCAACCCGGCGAGCTTCACCCTGTGGGAGTCGATCATCATCTTGTCCATCGTGGTCTTCGGGGGGATGGGGTCGATCACGGGGGTGGTCCTCGCGGCCTTCATCCTCACCCTGCTCCCCTACTACCTTGCCGAGTTCATGCAGTATCGGATGCTGCTCTTCGGGGCGACCATGGTTCTCATGATGGTCTTCCGGCCCCAGGGGCTCATCAGCAAGGTGCGGCGGCGCTACGAGTATCACAGCGCCGGTGCTCCCGCCGCGCGGAGCGAGAACTGA
- a CDS encoding ABC transporter ATP-binding protein has protein sequence MDRLLDVRKLGMNFGGLRALDAVDLDVGPGEIVALIGPNGAGKTTFFNCITGIYTPTGGDVFLQLPGRSRARLNGLKPHRVTAQGMARTFQNIRLFPNMTALENVMVGRHCRTGSGILGAIFRGPATRAEERAVVSRSYELLERMGLEAYVNEQAKNLPYGAQRRLEIARALATDPCLLLLDEPAAGMNPQETAELDELITRIRDEAGIAILLIEHDMKLVMSLSDRIFVMEYGRKIAEGTPEEIRYNPAVIKAYLGEEAVG, from the coding sequence ATGGACCGGCTTCTCGACGTGCGCAAACTCGGGATGAACTTCGGGGGGCTGCGGGCACTCGACGCGGTGGACCTGGACGTGGGCCCGGGGGAGATCGTGGCCCTCATCGGCCCCAACGGGGCGGGGAAGACCACGTTTTTCAACTGCATCACCGGGATCTACACCCCCACCGGCGGCGACGTCTTTCTCCAGCTTCCGGGCCGGAGCCGGGCGCGGCTCAACGGACTCAAGCCCCACCGCGTCACTGCCCAGGGCATGGCCCGCACCTTCCAGAACATCCGCCTGTTCCCCAACATGACCGCCCTGGAAAACGTGATGGTGGGCCGCCACTGCCGTACCGGCTCGGGCATCCTGGGGGCGATCTTCCGAGGGCCGGCCACCCGGGCGGAGGAGCGCGCCGTGGTGTCCCGGAGCTACGAGCTCCTGGAGCGGATGGGTCTGGAGGCCTACGTAAACGAGCAGGCCAAAAACCTCCCCTATGGGGCCCAGCGCCGCCTGGAGATCGCCCGGGCGCTCGCCACCGACCCCTGCCTCCTGCTCCTCGACGAGCCCGCGGCGGGGATGAATCCCCAGGAGACGGCGGAGCTCGACGAGCTCATCACCCGCATCCGGGACGAGGCGGGGATCGCCATCCTCCTCATCGAACACGACATGAAGCTCGTCATGAGCCTCTCGGACCGGATCTTCGTGATGGAGTACGGGCGCAAGATCGCCGAGGGCACCCCCGAGGAGATCCGGTACAATCCGGCGGTGATCAAGGCGTATCTGGGGGAGGAGGCCGTGGGCTGA